From Zhongshania aliphaticivorans, one genomic window encodes:
- the rlmE gene encoding 23S rRNA (uridine(2552)-2'-O)-methyltransferase RlmE, translating to MAKPKGSSGAWLKEHFDDQYVKMAQRDGYRSRACYKLLEIQEKDRLIKPGMCVVDLGSAPGGWSQVAAMLVGHHGRVLASDILEMDSIAGVEFVRGDFTEQEVIDELMAHLGNSKADLVISDMAPNMSGMRDVDQPQSMYLCELALDMAGLVLRPGGSFATKIFQGEGFDEYMRLLRGRFSKVVTRKPAASRPRSREVYLVATGLRA from the coding sequence GTGGCGAAACCTAAAGGATCCAGCGGTGCATGGCTGAAGGAACATTTTGACGATCAGTACGTCAAAATGGCTCAGCGTGACGGCTATCGTTCCAGAGCCTGTTATAAATTGCTGGAAATTCAGGAAAAGGACCGCCTGATTAAACCGGGTATGTGCGTCGTAGACCTCGGTAGTGCGCCGGGGGGGTGGTCGCAGGTCGCGGCCATGCTCGTGGGGCACCACGGGCGGGTATTGGCCTCCGATATTTTGGAGATGGATTCCATCGCCGGGGTGGAGTTTGTGCGGGGTGATTTTACTGAGCAAGAAGTCATTGATGAGTTGATGGCACACTTGGGAAATAGCAAGGCTGACCTTGTAATCTCAGATATGGCCCCAAACATGAGTGGTATGAGAGATGTTGATCAGCCGCAATCTATGTATTTGTGTGAGCTGGCGCTGGATATGGCGGGATTAGTACTTCGCCCAGGTGGGAGCTTTGCCACCAAGATATTTCAGGGTGAAGGTTTCGATGAGTATATGCGGCTGCTTCGCGGGCGGTTTAGCAAAGTGGTGACCCGCAAACCAGCGGCATCACGGCCAAGATCGCGGGAAGTATATTTAGTGGCCACTGGTCTGCGCGCTTGA
- the ftsH gene encoding ATP-dependent zinc metalloprotease FtsH codes for MAKNLLLWLVIAAVLLTVFNNFSVQSPTEQLNYSQFISEVQNERVKKVVIDGLMISGERADKSRFETVRPLLDDPKLIDDLLEHDVVVEGTKPERQSLWTQLLVASFPILIILAIFMFFMRQMQGGAGGGKGGPMAFGKSKARLLSEDQIKTTFADVAGVDEAKEDVQELVEFLRDPGKFQRLGGRIPRGVLMVGPPGTGKTLLAKAIAGEAKVPFFSISGSDFVEMFVGVGASRVRDMFEQAKKQAPCIIFIDEIDAVGRHRGAGMGGGHDEREQTLNQLLVEMDGFEANDGVIVIAATNRPDVLDPALLRPGRFDRQVTVGLPDIRGREQILKVHMRKLPLGDDVEASVIARGTPGFSGADLANLANEAALFAARSNLRLVSMAQFDLAKDKIMMGAERKSMVMSDKEKLNTAYHEAGHAIVGRTVPEHDPVYKVSIIPRGRALGVTMFLPEEDRYSLSRRHIISQICSLFGGRIAEEMTLGADGVTTGASNDIQRATDIARKMVTKWGLSDKMGPLMYDDAEEEVFLGRSAGQAGKGHSGETARQIDEEVRRIIDECYAAARKILEEHRGKLDVMAEALMLYETIDAKQIDDIMNGRTPRKPAGWDDDDRRGGRAVKDEVDEDPAPKADKKDRPEDPFVDSVSDH; via the coding sequence ATGGCAAAGAATTTACTGTTGTGGCTGGTTATAGCTGCTGTTTTGTTGACGGTGTTTAATAACTTCAGCGTTCAGTCGCCCACAGAGCAGCTTAATTATTCCCAATTCATTTCTGAAGTGCAGAATGAACGGGTAAAAAAGGTGGTCATTGACGGCCTGATGATCAGCGGTGAGCGGGCAGATAAAAGCCGCTTTGAAACCGTGCGGCCACTGCTTGATGACCCCAAGCTAATTGATGATTTGCTCGAGCACGACGTCGTCGTCGAGGGCACCAAGCCTGAGCGTCAAAGTTTGTGGACGCAATTGCTGGTGGCGAGCTTCCCAATTTTAATCATCTTGGCGATTTTCATGTTCTTTATGCGCCAGATGCAAGGTGGTGCTGGTGGTGGCAAAGGCGGCCCGATGGCCTTTGGTAAAAGCAAGGCGCGTTTGCTCAGTGAAGATCAAATTAAAACCACCTTTGCCGATGTGGCGGGTGTTGATGAGGCCAAAGAAGATGTGCAAGAACTGGTTGAGTTCTTGCGTGACCCAGGTAAGTTTCAGCGCTTAGGCGGCCGTATTCCCCGCGGTGTGTTAATGGTGGGCCCACCGGGTACCGGTAAAACCTTGCTGGCGAAGGCGATTGCTGGCGAAGCGAAGGTGCCGTTCTTCTCAATTTCCGGTTCTGATTTCGTTGAAATGTTTGTTGGTGTCGGTGCGTCTCGTGTTCGCGATATGTTCGAGCAGGCTAAAAAGCAGGCGCCGTGCATTATCTTTATTGATGAGATTGATGCCGTTGGTCGCCATCGTGGCGCTGGCATGGGTGGTGGTCACGACGAGCGTGAGCAAACCTTGAACCAGCTGCTGGTTGAGATGGATGGTTTTGAAGCCAATGACGGTGTTATCGTTATTGCTGCAACTAACCGCCCAGACGTGCTTGATCCCGCATTATTGCGTCCTGGTCGTTTTGACCGTCAGGTGACTGTTGGCTTGCCCGATATTCGCGGTCGCGAGCAAATCTTAAAAGTGCATATGCGCAAATTGCCTTTGGGTGATGATGTTGAGGCATCGGTTATTGCGCGTGGTACGCCTGGATTCTCAGGTGCGGATTTGGCTAACTTGGCAAACGAGGCGGCGCTGTTCGCGGCCCGCAGCAATTTGCGCTTGGTCAGCATGGCGCAATTCGATTTGGCCAAAGACAAGATCATGATGGGCGCTGAGCGCAAATCCATGGTGATGTCTGATAAAGAGAAGCTCAATACGGCTTATCACGAAGCCGGTCACGCGATCGTTGGTCGCACGGTGCCAGAACATGACCCGGTTTATAAGGTCAGTATTATTCCTCGCGGTCGTGCTTTGGGTGTGACTATGTTCCTGCCCGAGGAAGATCGCTACAGCCTGAGCCGCCGTCATATTATCAGCCAAATTTGTTCATTGTTTGGTGGTCGTATTGCCGAAGAAATGACCTTGGGTGCAGACGGTGTAACCACCGGTGCATCGAATGATATTCAGCGCGCCACCGATATTGCTCGCAAAATGGTGACCAAGTGGGGCCTGTCCGACAAAATGGGGCCGCTGATGTACGACGATGCCGAAGAAGAAGTCTTTCTTGGTCGCTCTGCAGGTCAGGCGGGTAAGGGTCATTCTGGCGAAACTGCGCGGCAGATCGATGAAGAAGTGCGTCGCATTATAGACGAGTGCTATGCCGCAGCGCGTAAAATTTTGGAAGAGCATCGCGGTAAGCTCGATGTGATGGCTGAAGCCTTGATGCTGTATGAAACCATTGATGCCAAGCAAATTGACGATATTATGAATGGTCGTACTCCGCGTAAACCTGCGGGCTGGGACGATGATGATCGTCGCGGTGGGCGCGCGGTGAAGGACGAGGTCGATGAAGATCCGGCGCCTAAGGCGGACAAAAAAGATCGTCCTGAAGACCCTTTCGTTGACTCGGTGAGCGATCACTAG
- the folP gene encoding dihydropteroate synthase: protein MHSFQSSSQLRCGDRLLDLRKPQVMAIINVTPDSFSDGGKYHAGSALLDKILAQVDLACAEGAGLIDIGGESTRPGAAPVSEAEECQRVLPVVEAIAQRFDVAISVDTSNATVMRESAVLGAALINDVRALQQPNALQEAAASGLPVCLMHMRGDPVSMQNNPEYQDICGEVEVFLRARVAACVAAGISQDQIVLDPGFGFAKNLAHNLELFRRLPEIVAWGYPVLVGVSRKSMIGALTGRTVAERLAGSVAMAAMAVERGAHIIRAHDVKETVDAVRIAQALKFEKIENV, encoded by the coding sequence ATGCACAGCTTTCAATCCTCATCGCAGCTACGCTGCGGTGATCGCCTTTTAGACCTGCGCAAGCCGCAGGTTATGGCGATTATCAATGTTACTCCCGACTCCTTCTCCGATGGCGGTAAATACCACGCCGGCTCCGCTTTGCTCGATAAAATTTTAGCGCAAGTGGATCTGGCCTGCGCGGAGGGCGCGGGCCTGATTGATATCGGCGGCGAGTCTACTCGACCTGGTGCGGCGCCGGTGTCGGAGGCTGAGGAGTGTCAGCGCGTGCTGCCAGTGGTTGAAGCCATTGCGCAACGCTTTGATGTGGCCATTTCTGTGGATACCAGTAACGCGACGGTTATGCGTGAAAGCGCCGTTTTAGGCGCGGCACTTATTAATGATGTGCGCGCCCTGCAGCAGCCAAATGCCCTGCAAGAAGCTGCAGCCAGTGGCTTGCCAGTTTGCCTTATGCATATGCGGGGCGATCCAGTGTCGATGCAGAATAATCCGGAATATCAGGATATTTGCGGGGAAGTTGAGGTCTTTTTAAGGGCGCGGGTCGCTGCGTGCGTTGCCGCTGGTATTAGCCAAGACCAGATTGTGCTCGATCCAGGCTTTGGTTTTGCAAAAAACCTTGCTCACAATCTTGAGCTGTTTCGGCGTTTACCTGAAATAGTGGCCTGGGGGTACCCGGTGTTGGTCGGCGTGTCGCGCAAGTCAATGATTGGTGCGCTTACTGGTCGCACCGTCGCTGAGCGTTTGGCGGGAAGCGTGGCAATGGCCGCGATGGCGGTCGAGCGGGGGGCTCATATTATTCGGGCTCACGATGTTAAGGAAACCGTAGATGCCGTGCGTATAGCGCAGGCCTTAAAATTTGAGAAAATAGAAAATGTCTAG
- the glmM gene encoding phosphoglucosamine mutase, protein MSRKYFGTDGVRGRVGEGAITPEFVLKLGWAVGQVFAREGRSKVLIGKDTRISGYMFESALEAGLVAAGVDVLLLGPMPTPAIAYLTRTFQARAGIVISASHNPYYDNGIKFFSGDGSKLADDVELAIESAVDLTMTTVDSADLGKVRRIDDAAGRYIEYCKSTVANGLSLKGLIIVLDCAHGATYHVAPAVFTELGAEIIVMGASPDGVNINAEVGSTHPSALQRRVIAEAADFGIAFDGDGDRVLFVDADGELIDGDELLFIIAAERLRRGKPCPGVVGTLMSNLGFELALKDLGVGFERANVGDRYVKERMNALDWDLGGENSGHIICADVSTTGDGIVAALKVVGAIVGSGKSLAELKAPVSKFPQIMENVRINSPVDLKNSELVAAVEAVELELAGRGRVLLRASGTEPLLRVMVEGEDAAQVTALCQRLADKVRKLSS, encoded by the coding sequence ATGTCTAGAAAATATTTTGGCACCGATGGCGTGCGCGGACGAGTCGGCGAGGGTGCAATTACGCCTGAATTCGTCCTTAAGCTAGGGTGGGCGGTAGGCCAGGTTTTTGCGCGCGAAGGGCGCAGTAAAGTGTTGATTGGCAAAGATACCCGTATTTCTGGCTATATGTTTGAGTCTGCGCTTGAAGCTGGTCTTGTTGCCGCTGGTGTTGATGTGTTGTTGCTGGGGCCAATGCCAACACCGGCTATTGCCTATTTAACTAGAACATTTCAGGCGCGCGCCGGTATTGTTATTAGTGCGAGCCATAATCCCTATTACGATAATGGTATTAAGTTCTTTTCGGGTGATGGTAGCAAGCTAGCTGATGATGTTGAGCTTGCCATTGAGTCAGCTGTTGATCTCACTATGACCACAGTCGATTCGGCAGACCTTGGTAAGGTGCGGCGTATCGATGATGCGGCGGGTCGCTATATTGAGTACTGTAAATCAACGGTCGCTAATGGTCTGTCCTTAAAAGGGCTGATCATCGTGCTTGATTGCGCCCATGGCGCCACCTATCACGTTGCCCCGGCAGTTTTTACTGAGCTTGGTGCTGAAATCATTGTGATGGGTGCGTCGCCGGACGGTGTCAATATTAATGCTGAGGTGGGTTCTACTCATCCCTCGGCACTTCAGCGGAGAGTGATAGCGGAAGCTGCTGATTTTGGCATCGCTTTTGATGGTGATGGTGATCGCGTTTTATTTGTCGATGCTGATGGCGAGCTGATCGATGGCGATGAGCTGTTGTTTATTATAGCCGCTGAGCGTTTGCGTCGCGGTAAGCCTTGTCCCGGTGTGGTGGGCACGCTGATGTCAAATCTGGGTTTTGAATTGGCCTTAAAAGATTTAGGTGTTGGCTTTGAGCGCGCGAATGTTGGCGATCGTTATGTGAAAGAGCGAATGAACGCGCTCGACTGGGATTTGGGTGGCGAAAACTCGGGGCATATTATTTGCGCTGATGTGAGTACCACTGGTGATGGTATTGTTGCGGCCTTGAAAGTGGTCGGTGCAATCGTTGGCAGCGGTAAGAGCTTGGCGGAATTGAAGGCGCCAGTAAGTAAATTTCCGCAAATAATGGAAAATGTGCGCATTAATTCACCTGTTGATCTAAAAAATAGTGAATTAGTCGCCGCAGTTGAAGCGGTTGAGCTGGAATTAGCAGGGCGAGGCAGGGTATTATTGCGCGCTTCTGGAACTGAGCCGCTGTTGCGGGTCATGGTTGAGGGCGAAGATGCCGCGCAGGTCACGGCACTTTGCCAGCGTCTAGCAGATAAGGTGAGAAAGCTTTCATCTTAA
- the secG gene encoding preprotein translocase subunit SecG, which translates to MEQAILIVHVLAGLSIIGLILVQQGKGADMGASFGSGASQTIFGSSGSGNVLTRATAILATVFFITSLSLAYVAKQRSGGSEDIIVDIPELQESRDVAPVGDGTMPAQSEELPMDMPASEEMPEAGSK; encoded by the coding sequence ATGGAACAAGCAATTTTAATCGTACATGTGTTGGCTGGTTTATCGATCATTGGTCTGATTCTGGTTCAGCAAGGTAAAGGCGCAGACATGGGGGCCTCTTTTGGTTCTGGTGCCTCGCAAACTATTTTTGGCAGCAGTGGCAGCGGTAATGTACTGACTCGCGCGACCGCCATATTGGCAACGGTTTTCTTTATAACCAGTTTGTCGTTGGCGTATGTTGCCAAGCAGCGCAGCGGTGGCTCGGAAGACATTATTGTTGATATTCCTGAGCTGCAAGAAAGTCGCGACGTAGCTCCAGTAGGTGATGGGACTATGCCGGCGCAGTCTGAAGAGTTGCCGATGGATATGCCGGCCAGTGAAGAAATGCCGGAAGCAGGATCGAAGTAA
- the rimP gene encoding ribosome maturation factor RimP — MSGKTVKIEELIRPGVEALGYELWGLDHQSQGRHTLLRVYIDSENGIGVDDCAKVSHQISGVLDVEDPIAGEYNLEVSSPGMDRPLYTLEQYAQYIGSDISVRLRIPFEGRRKFLGRLTGIEDGDVVLTAEEHEYLLPFDQIDKANVVPRF, encoded by the coding sequence TTGTCCGGTAAGACCGTCAAAATTGAAGAGTTAATTAGACCTGGCGTGGAAGCGCTGGGTTACGAGCTATGGGGCTTGGATCACCAGTCTCAGGGGCGCCATACTTTGCTGCGTGTGTATATCGACAGTGAGAACGGTATTGGTGTGGATGATTGCGCCAAGGTGAGTCATCAGATTAGCGGTGTATTGGATGTCGAAGATCCAATTGCCGGAGAATATAATCTTGAAGTTTCATCGCCGGGCATGGATCGTCCCTTGTATACCTTAGAGCAGTACGCTCAGTACATTGGTAGCGATATCAGTGTTCGTTTGCGAATTCCTTTTGAAGGACGCCGTAAATTCCTTGGTCGCCTGACGGGCATTGAAGACGGCGATGTGGTACTGACGGCAGAGGAGCATGAGTATTTGCTGCCCTTCGATCAGATTGATAAAGCGAATGTTGTGCCCCGGTTTTAA
- the nusA gene encoding transcription termination factor NusA: protein MSKEILLVVEAVSNEKGVSKTIIFEAIEQALATAAKKRYDEDSDIRVVIDRVTGDYQTFRSWLVMPDDEMALLGTHLTLEEAHEYSADLKAGDVYEEVVENVGFGRIAAQTAKQVIVQKVREAERAQIVDEYKDRVGELINGTVKKVTRDSIIVDLGGNAEALLPREELVGREVFRINDRVRAILADVRPEARGPQLFLSRACPEMLIELFKIEVPEVNEEVIEIRAAARDPGSRAKIAVKTNDGRIDPVGACVGMRGSRVQAVSGELGNERVDIILWDDNPAQLVINAMAPAEVESIVVDEDTHTMDVGVADDNLAQAIGRAGQNVRLAGQLTGWTINVMSIEEMSAKHEQESGHIISYFVEALDVGEDIAEVLVEEGFTTLEEVAYVPLEEMMSIDGFDEDLAQELRARAKDALLTQAIASEEVLESAEPAEDLLTMDGMEKHLAFILASRGVVTMEDLAEQAVEDLLDIEDMTKERAGELIMTARAPWFADEEESAK, encoded by the coding sequence ATGAGTAAAGAAATATTATTGGTAGTTGAGGCCGTCTCTAACGAGAAGGGTGTGTCAAAAACTATTATTTTCGAGGCCATTGAGCAGGCCTTGGCGACAGCGGCGAAAAAGCGCTACGACGAAGACTCAGATATCCGCGTGGTAATTGACCGCGTTACCGGTGACTACCAAACTTTTCGGAGTTGGCTGGTTATGCCAGACGACGAGATGGCTTTGTTGGGAACCCATTTAACCTTGGAAGAGGCGCACGAATACAGCGCGGACCTTAAGGCTGGCGATGTATATGAAGAAGTCGTCGAGAATGTTGGCTTTGGTCGCATTGCTGCGCAAACCGCCAAACAGGTAATTGTCCAGAAGGTGCGTGAGGCCGAGCGCGCGCAGATCGTCGATGAATACAAAGATCGTGTTGGTGAGCTGATCAACGGCACGGTTAAGAAAGTCACCCGCGACAGTATTATTGTTGATTTAGGTGGCAACGCTGAAGCCTTATTGCCACGTGAAGAATTGGTTGGGCGGGAAGTGTTCCGCATCAATGATCGGGTGCGTGCTATTTTGGCGGATGTCCGTCCTGAGGCTCGTGGTCCGCAGTTATTTTTGAGCCGCGCTTGCCCAGAGATGTTAATTGAACTCTTCAAAATTGAAGTGCCTGAAGTTAATGAAGAAGTAATTGAGATTCGTGCTGCAGCGCGCGATCCAGGTTCGCGCGCTAAGATCGCCGTGAAAACTAACGATGGTCGTATTGACCCAGTTGGTGCCTGTGTCGGTATGCGTGGTTCGCGAGTGCAGGCGGTTTCTGGCGAGCTTGGCAACGAGCGCGTAGACATAATTTTGTGGGACGACAACCCAGCTCAGCTCGTCATCAATGCGATGGCCCCTGCTGAAGTGGAGTCGATTGTTGTCGACGAAGATACCCACACCATGGACGTTGGTGTGGCCGATGATAATTTGGCGCAGGCGATTGGTCGCGCAGGACAGAATGTGCGTCTTGCGGGTCAGTTGACGGGCTGGACAATCAATGTGATGAGCATTGAGGAAATGTCCGCCAAGCACGAGCAAGAATCGGGTCATATCATTAGTTATTTTGTTGAAGCCCTGGATGTTGGCGAAGACATTGCAGAAGTTTTGGTAGAGGAAGGTTTCACCACGCTGGAAGAGGTGGCCTATGTTCCTTTAGAAGAAATGATGTCAATTGATGGCTTTGACGAAGATTTGGCCCAAGAACTGCGGGCTAGAGCGAAAGATGCACTGCTGACGCAAGCAATTGCCAGCGAAGAAGTTTTGGAAAGTGCCGAACCGGCTGAAGACTTGTTGACAATGGACGGGATGGAAAAACATCTAGCGTTCATTCTTGCCAGCCGTGGCGTAGTAACGATGGAAGATCTGGCCGAACAGGCTGTTGAAGATCTTCTCGACATTGAAGATATGACTAAAGAACGGGCCGGAGAGTTGATTATGACTGCTCGTGCTCCGTGGTTTGCAGACGAAGAAGAATCTGCAAAATAA
- the infB gene encoding translation initiation factor IF-2: MAEVTVSQLAEVVGAPVERLLRQMKEAGLSHSAAGQAVSDEDKQTLLTFLKRSHGESAEAPQQITLKRKTLSTLKTGSGAGKKTVNIEVRKKRTYVKRDPAEMAAEAAAEEALLRGDAPADEPKAAAEVVAEPVVAEAPAKVEPAEKPAEPVAVEAEKAPEPTPEPEAVKAEPVKAEPVKVEPPVAEEKPAPEPVVADEPVAEVAKPAPANKTDEYREVVENVLDVDPEVLRQRAILRRKAEEERVKERRAAVVAEKKRDEDERIARKKAAAAPSPASADKGAGPAPAAPDAKPSEDKPAPRHHRRAAAAPAAAGDDDRPRRKGGKSRGNKRDDFDGSFAGGGRRKKKTLKLPDDAQRHAFNAPTDKIVYAVNVGETTTAAELAQQMKVKAAEVIKEMIKMGLMVTINQPIDQDTAQLVVEEMGHTVKLVSEDAVEEALEETLGARGAGTMVARAPVVTVMGHVDHGKTSLLDYIRKAKVASGEAGGITQHIGAYHVETGHGMITFLDTPGHAAFTQMRARGAKSTDIVILVVAADDGVMPQTEEAITHARAAGVPLVVAVNKMDKEGADPERVKNELSQRNVISEEWGGDTQFVYVSAHSGEGIDKLLDAVLLQAELLELKAAPDLPAQGLVIESRLDKGRGAVASLLIQSGTLKQGDIVLAGQCSGRVRAMMDENGKPVKEAGPSIPVEILGLDGTPDAGDSFVVVENDKRAREVADFRQVREREQRIKRQQAAKLDRMFESMETAERRILNIVLKTDVRGSLEALQASLMDIGNEEVNVNIVSAGVGGITETDVNLALTSGAVMFGFNVRADSSARKLAENEGVDLRYYSVIYDVIDDVTAALTGMLSPEMREEIVGVAEVRDVFRSPKFGDIAGCMVIEGTVYRNKRIRVLRADVVIYEGELESLRRFKDDAAEVKNGTECGIGVKNYKDVRPGDKIEVYEVKEIARSL, translated from the coding sequence ATGGCTGAAGTTACCGTGAGCCAGCTAGCAGAAGTCGTTGGCGCACCTGTCGAGCGTCTGCTGCGACAAATGAAAGAAGCGGGCCTGTCACACAGTGCTGCCGGGCAAGCTGTGTCCGATGAAGACAAGCAAACCCTGCTGACTTTCTTAAAGCGGAGCCACGGAGAATCAGCCGAGGCCCCCCAGCAAATTACGCTGAAGCGCAAAACCCTGAGCACCTTAAAAACAGGTTCGGGCGCGGGCAAAAAGACTGTAAATATTGAAGTGCGTAAAAAACGCACTTACGTTAAGCGCGATCCGGCAGAAATGGCCGCGGAAGCGGCGGCTGAAGAGGCGCTGTTGCGCGGCGATGCGCCAGCAGACGAGCCGAAGGCGGCTGCAGAAGTTGTCGCGGAGCCCGTTGTGGCTGAGGCGCCAGCGAAGGTTGAGCCTGCAGAAAAGCCAGCAGAGCCAGTTGCGGTCGAAGCTGAAAAAGCGCCAGAGCCGACTCCTGAGCCGGAAGCGGTGAAGGCCGAGCCGGTTAAAGCGGAGCCAGTGAAGGTTGAACCTCCTGTCGCAGAAGAAAAGCCTGCGCCAGAGCCGGTTGTTGCTGATGAACCGGTAGCGGAAGTCGCCAAGCCAGCACCCGCCAATAAGACTGACGAATATCGCGAAGTGGTCGAGAACGTATTAGATGTTGACCCAGAAGTGCTTCGCCAGCGCGCTATATTGCGTCGCAAGGCGGAAGAAGAGCGGGTTAAAGAACGTCGCGCTGCAGTAGTTGCCGAGAAAAAACGCGATGAAGACGAACGCATAGCACGCAAAAAAGCCGCTGCAGCGCCAAGTCCTGCTAGCGCGGATAAAGGCGCGGGCCCAGCACCAGCTGCTCCTGATGCCAAGCCCAGTGAGGATAAGCCAGCGCCACGCCATCATCGTCGTGCTGCCGCAGCGCCAGCTGCTGCCGGAGATGATGATCGTCCGCGTCGTAAAGGCGGTAAGTCTCGCGGTAACAAGCGTGATGATTTCGATGGCAGTTTTGCCGGTGGCGGTCGCCGTAAGAAGAAAACCCTTAAGCTGCCGGACGATGCACAGCGTCACGCTTTTAACGCGCCGACAGATAAAATTGTCTACGCCGTTAATGTTGGCGAAACCACCACCGCTGCTGAGCTAGCTCAGCAAATGAAGGTGAAGGCCGCTGAAGTTATTAAGGAAATGATAAAAATGGGCTTGATGGTTACCATCAATCAGCCTATTGATCAGGACACGGCTCAGCTGGTTGTTGAGGAAATGGGCCACACTGTTAAGTTGGTTTCTGAAGACGCAGTAGAAGAAGCCTTGGAAGAGACGCTTGGCGCTCGCGGCGCAGGCACCATGGTTGCCCGTGCACCGGTAGTTACCGTTATGGGTCACGTTGACCACGGTAAAACCTCGCTACTCGATTATATTCGTAAAGCCAAGGTTGCCAGCGGCGAGGCGGGTGGTATTACCCAGCACATCGGTGCCTACCACGTTGAAACTGGTCACGGCATGATCACCTTCCTCGACACCCCTGGTCACGCGGCATTTACCCAAATGCGTGCTCGCGGTGCCAAGAGTACAGATATTGTTATTCTCGTCGTGGCAGCGGACGACGGCGTAATGCCGCAGACCGAAGAAGCGATTACTCACGCTAGAGCCGCGGGTGTACCGCTGGTTGTTGCAGTGAATAAGATGGATAAAGAGGGCGCTGACCCTGAACGTGTTAAGAACGAGCTTTCTCAGCGCAATGTAATTTCTGAAGAGTGGGGCGGAGACACCCAGTTTGTGTATGTTTCTGCGCACTCTGGTGAAGGCATCGACAAGCTGCTTGACGCGGTACTATTACAGGCTGAATTGCTTGAATTGAAGGCGGCTCCTGATCTGCCAGCACAGGGCTTGGTCATTGAATCGCGTTTGGATAAAGGCCGCGGTGCGGTTGCATCCTTGCTGATCCAGAGCGGTACCTTGAAGCAGGGCGATATCGTCTTGGCTGGTCAGTGCAGTGGTCGCGTTCGCGCCATGATGGATGAAAATGGCAAGCCAGTGAAAGAAGCTGGCCCGTCGATTCCCGTTGAGATTCTCGGCCTTGATGGCACTCCAGATGCGGGTGACAGTTTTGTGGTTGTCGAAAATGATAAGCGTGCCCGCGAAGTTGCTGACTTCCGTCAGGTTCGCGAGCGCGAGCAGCGTATTAAGCGCCAGCAAGCCGCTAAGCTAGATCGCATGTTTGAAAGCATGGAAACCGCCGAGCGCCGGATTTTGAATATCGTCTTGAAAACCGATGTTCGCGGCTCGCTAGAAGCCTTGCAAGCGTCGTTGATGGATATTGGTAACGAAGAAGTTAACGTTAATATCGTTTCTGCCGGTGTCGGTGGTATTACTGAAACTGACGTGAACTTGGCACTGACTTCTGGTGCGGTGATGTTCGGCTTTAACGTTCGCGCCGATTCCAGCGCCCGTAAGTTGGCTGAGAACGAAGGCGTAGATCTGCGCTACTACAGCGTAATCTACGATGTTATCGACGATGTAACCGCCGCTCTGACCGGTATGCTTAGCCCAGAAATGCGCGAAGAGATCGTGGGTGTTGCCGAAGTGCGTGACGTCTTCCGTTCGCCTAAGTTTGGTGATATTGCCGGCTGTATGGTTATTGAAGGTACGGTTTACCGCAATAAGCGCATTCGAGTGTTACGTGCCGACGTGGTTATTTACGAAGGTGAGCTTGAGTCGCTACGCCGCTTTAAAGACGATGCTGCTGAAGTTAAAAACGGTACTGAGTGTGGTATCGGCGTTAAGAACTACAAAGATGTACGCCCCGGTGACAAGATCGAGGTTTATGAAGTGAAGGAAATCGCGCGTAGCCTTTAA
- the rbfA gene encoding 30S ribosome-binding factor RbfA translates to MKEFSRTARIADFLKRELGSFIQKELRDPRLGMVSVIDAEVSRDMSHAKIYVTVMGKDSAEEAKESLDVLNKASGFLRSQVAKINNARTTPQLRFYYDSSINRGQHISKLIQDAVASDRSRYPEDDGE, encoded by the coding sequence TTGAAAGAATTTAGTCGCACAGCACGTATTGCGGATTTCCTGAAGCGCGAACTGGGTAGTTTTATCCAGAAAGAGCTGCGGGACCCGCGTCTTGGCATGGTTAGCGTGATTGATGCAGAAGTCAGTCGCGACATGAGTCACGCCAAAATTTACGTCACGGTCATGGGTAAAGATTCGGCCGAAGAGGCCAAGGAATCTTTAGACGTGCTCAATAAAGCTTCGGGTTTTTTACGCAGCCAAGTGGCTAAAATCAACAATGCGCGGACTACCCCGCAGCTGCGTTTTTACTACGATAGCAGTATTAATCGTGGTCAACACATCAGTAAATTGATTCAGGATGCGGTCGCGTCTGACCGCAGCCGCTACCCGGAAGATGACGGGGAATAG